From the Hordeum vulgare subsp. vulgare chromosome 1H, MorexV3_pseudomolecules_assembly, whole genome shotgun sequence genome, the window ACGGAGGCGCCGGCCTTTTCGTAGGAACCTTCTTCCGCTTCACGCCCGAAACATTGCTCATCTTCTCCACCGGCGGTCGGGCAGAACGCGCAGCAGCGACGGCGCCCGACGCGGATGCCTTTCCGGCAAGGCCAGACGGATTGACGCCCTGCACGACAACGTTGCCCTGCCGCTTGTGGGCAGGCGCGTTGTTGCCTTGGGCGATGACGggggcgacatggccggcgacgacatccaccggaggggattgcGCGTGCGCAACCTCCACGTTGACGTGGGACAGTTGGGAGGCTTCCATGGTGGTGAAGAATGGCGGGGAAGATGCATCGGAGTGCGCGGTGGCGGGGCAATGGCTGTCGAGGCGGGGGTGGGGGGGCAGGGAACGGCCGCGCGGAAATCTCGTTGTGGATAAGGGGCGAGCTCGTGTCGGCCTCCCACCCCGTGAACCTGAAGGTTGAGGGCAAACTTTTGTCGCGCCCCGCAAAAAACTTTTACGGATCGAACACGTTTGTGGGGAGTCGGGCAACATTTTTCGTGTCGATCGATGTTTTGACGATTATTTTACGGGTCGGGACATTATAAGAGGTCTGCTAAAGATGCTCTAACCCACTCTAAACTATTTGACAAGGTGTATGGGCTCACCTCGACAATGCTCACCTCATGCAAAAAGGCCTCTCAACCATGCTGAGTGGCGCACACTCAACTAGGGTGCGTGCAAGCAGCCATGCTCATCTCGATCCtcaaaaaatgttcagaattttaaAATTTGCTTAAATTCACAAAACAAATTctgaatttcaaaatttgtttcaatttttttaccaATTTTCTGAATTTCAAAATTTgattaaattttaaaaaatgttcagcgTTTCAAAATTTATTTCAGTTGTCAAAAAAGTCAGAATTTCTGATTTTTCAATTAAAAAATTGTCTAGAATTTTGTAATTGTTTAAATATTCAACAAATGTCCAGGATTTCAAGTTTTGTTTAAACTTTTTAAAAATCTATTCCAGAATTTGTTTAATTTTGGAAATATCGGAATTTTAATATTGTTATGAATTTTCGAAAGATATTCAGAATTTTGAATTTTGTTTACATCTtgtaaaatgttcataattttaaagtttgtttaaactttcaaaaaatgCAATTCCAAAATTGTTTAAATTATAAAAATGGAGTTTAAAATTTTGTTTAAATTGTCTTTCACCATTTACAAAATTCTTTCATCATTCGAAAAATATATTCAGAATTCGAAATTGTTCAACAGGTCTAAACATATGTATGTGGCCAAACAAAGTCTTAGCTCAGCATGTCTCAAAAAgatatctcaacaatgctaagTTGAGCACACCTAGGTAGGGTGCATGGACGCACACATGCTCGCCCGACTTACAAAATATATTTATAATTTCATAAATTGTTTAAATTCTCAACATATATTCAGAATTTTAAATTTTGTTTCAAATATAAAAAAATTTAAGAGTTTCAATTTTTCTAATTAACGAAAAAGGTTCATAATTTCAATATTTGTTTAATTTTCGAAAAATGTTGAGAATTTAAAGCTTTATTTAAATATTCAGAATTTCTAATTTTGTTGAAGTTTTCAAAAAATCTTCAGAATTTCAAAATTCCTGAATTCCAAATAAAAAGGAATACCAAAATGTGTTGAAATTTTAAGAATGTTCAgaatttaaaaaattgtttgagtttcaagaatttttttgaatttataatttgttttatttttttgaaaatagtttAGAATTTGAATTAATTAACAAAAGGGATTCCAAAATATGTTTACATTTCTTTcacattttcaaaatttgttcaataTTCATAAAATATGTTTGGAATTCAAAATTGTTCAACATGTCTAAACGCATGTAGGTAGCCAAAGGAGGTCTCAGCTTAGTGAGAAAAACTCATCTCTGCCCTCAGAATCACTTAGAGTCAACCTAGAATTGCAATGCAATCTAGAATCGTCAGAAGTTGGGGATTGGGGTGATCTAGTAGACAGTCCCTCAAAATAAGACATTTCGTTTCCAACACGAGTCCCTATTGAACTAAGTATTTACAACCAAAGTGACACTCGGGCATGACCAAAAAACACACGAAACGATTGATCAGAGAGTCTCTCGTTCGTAACCACCCCAATTGTTCCTCCCGAGCCATGACATGATCGACATTGCATGGTTCGCGTCGCCAGCCCGTCCGTGTCCGCCAGCAGCAGGTCCCCTAGGCCACCGCCGACCCTTTCACCACCATCCCACCCCTCCATCGTCGCCTCGCCCCGGCCCCGTCCACTGCCCGCCCCGACCGACGATCGTCTCGTCCAACGACCTCGACCCGACCCTGTCCGCTACCGTCCTGTTAAGCAACCCTGCATCACAACCTTCACCTTCGTGGCCAGTCGCCGCCCCGTCCCATCCGTCATTGTTGTGGagctcctcaaattgcttaccccTGTCTCATTCTCTCTCGCTCTCAtacctttattttttttctctgttCCTATGTGTTTAGATATGTGAAAATTTAAATGCTTGGTTGTTTGCTAACTTGTATGCTCATTTGGATTGATGGTTTTATGATGTTGTATGGATTGATGGTTGTATGATGTTGTATGGATTGATGGCTGCTTAGTAGTGAAAATTTGTATGATGTTGTATGGATGGAAGGATGTATGATATTGAATGGATAGTGGATTAATGGCTTCTTAGTACTGAAATTATCCTAAATAACCAAGTGTTAACAATTCAGGACCCATTTCCAATCTAGGGGCGTTATAGACATTTCATCATAAAATCTACATCAATTACAAGCTGGAATCTTAAAAAAGAACTAGACGGATGATTCTCTGGGTAGGTGATATAGTTGGCAGTTTTCTAGAACCAAAGTCTTGAGAATCATCAGGTAAAAAGAATTGGCACATACACTTCTACCAAACAACAACAAGTGCATGTACTCAACATTTCTAGAATTAGCATGTCTCAAAGGGGAACAACAATGCTGTGGTGGGAACTGCAACCAAACACATCCTTACAAAATAGTGGAACCAATGTTGGATAGATGCCATCCGCAAGGTAATAACCCATCGACTAGTTGTGCTCATTGACCGAGTAGTTGCAAGCAGGAGCATCACCTTTAATAAGCTTGGAAAATAGTGGTGATCTCGACAACACATTCAAGTCATTGTGAGAGCAAGGCAAACCAAAGAATGAATGCCATATCCAAAGATCCTTCGATGCAAGTGCCTTAAGAATAATTGTTGGATTGTTGTAGTGGCCTTTGTATTGACCCTTCGAGCCCGCGCGACAATTCTTTCATGTCCAATGCATCAGTCaagtgatccaagcatccctgacCATCCTCTTGCTTCACTCTCAGTGATCAGTCTCTGGGTATCTTCCTTGGTTGGTGCTCTCAAGTACTTTGGGTCAAAGACAGCGAACACTGCTTTACTGAACCGTTGAACAACCTCCAAGATTGTGTCTTCATCAATGCGGACATAGTCGTCAATTGCATCGGTCGGACACCCATATGCCAAGACTTGAACATGCACAATGCACTTGATCGGAGGGCTTGCACTTATATCTCTACATGCATTTCTCCAGAGCTTGAGCCAGTCATCATATCTCTCAACCGTTTTTGCAATGGTTAGAAAAAGGCTTGTATGTATCCGAAAGTGTCGGCGAAAGTACTTCTCCTGATAGGTTGGCTTTGGATCAAAATGGTCTCTCATGATCTTGGCATGGCCCTCCGCTCTATAACAGCTGATGCATATGTGGCCAAATGGTCATCCTCTTCTAGGCCACCCAACATCATTATTGAAAATCATGCTTAATACGGTGTCAAagtcatcgtcgtcttcttcctcttcggatGATGACGAGTCCTCCGAGACCATCTTTGTCAACCTCTTCATCTACAACTAAAACGGCCAGGTTCGGTCCAAGCGGGCTTGGTTCAAAAGAAACGAACAAAAAACCCGTCTAGAAAATTCGTCGAACACTTGCAACCCGGTGAATCGGCTACGacggtggcggcggcgtttcACCTTGattccgacgacgacgacgtgggCTGAACGGGCTCGACATCCGGCAGAAGGGCGGCGGGGGCAAGGGAGGCAACGACTTAGCGGCGGGGCCGTCGAGCGATCGCAAGAAGGTGCTCCAGTGAAGATGCAGGGGTGGTGATGATGCGAGGGAGAGGCGTGACTTTTACTCGGAGCCGAAGTGGCCAAATATACTTAGGAAGAAGGTTGGCGCTCAAGTATAATTTTTActcccttagagcatctctagtagacccctcaaaccctcaaaccattaaaaataaccgcttttttacagttttcgtcgaaaaaatgacgtagactagaacccttaaacccttaaacccgtaaaaaaaaatTAGAGATCCAACCCTCAAACGCCTTCCCAGCCTGTAAAAGTGAGGGTTGGGGAGCAAAATCTACCCCAACCCTCAAACCGTTCCATCCTAGCGCGGGAGGAAAATTTTCCATCCCAACTACCTCCCGCGCCCACGCCGGCCGCCTCTccgaccgccgctgccgccgtcccgcCCCCGGAGGCCTCCCCTCCACCTCCCGAGACGCCGCCgctgtctgccccccccccccccgccgcccgcCCCAACCTCCCCGGCCGTCGCCCGCCTCGACCTCCCCCGTCGCCGCTGCCTCCTCATCCTCCGCCGCTGCCGCCCGCCTCGGCTTCCCAGCCGCCGTCTCCGCCCCCCGCCCGCCTCGACCTCCCCAGCCGCCGTTCGCCTCGGCCTCCCCGTCCGCCGCTCGCCTCCGCCTCGACCTCCCcggctgcctccgccaccccccgcgCCCTCCGCCTCCCGCAGCAAGAGGCCGCCCAAGCTCTCCTCGCCGATCCgtaggaatattccgttataagggttgggtttgagggttctagtctttgcccctgtttttcaactcttaaaagtgtcaaaaatgaccAATTCttaacccttaaaactggttttagatttaagggtttgaaggttctactagagatgctcttacaacGAATTGGAGACCGATTAGGTGGGCGTTAGAGGAGTAGAGGATCGGTTAGAAATAGCCCTTAGGACTTGCATTCCTCGTTTCATATTCGAGttattccttttcttttctttgcgaaTAAAATACTCGAGTTATTCCAGACCATGCATGCTGTTGCTAACTAAAGAAGCTTACAAAACCACTGCTACAACTTGCCTAAAAAACCACTGCAACAACCAAGGAAACCTCTCAAAAAACCTTACAGCACTGCTTGCATATCCCAGATAATCCTCCAACAGTGAATTAATACTAATACATTTATTCAAGTCCTACAAGTAcatccatgtttctcggtggctcGATTGATCAGTAGCACTTGTTGGGGTCGCTGGGGCGGAACATGAAGTTGCCGACGGAGTAGAGCGCCTGCAGGCCGTCGCCGAGCTTGAGGAAGGACTCGAACTTGAGCGGCAGCCCCTTGCCGGCAGCCGGTTGGTCGGCGAGGCTGCACACTGCCGACGACGAGCTCTGCACGTACACCTTGCACTCGTTGCTGGTGAAGGACGCCATCTGCGACGACTGGATGATGAAGTAGCCGCCCTGGCCCGTCACCCCACCCACCTTCTTCCGCCGCCGCGGGCCGTGCCGGCACTGCAGGTACACCACCGCGCCTGCGCAAGCACAAACACACACGCCGCATATACGTACGCAATGTATCGATCAATGTAAGGAAGAGACGAAGGGGCACCTGCATGCGATGCGTACGTACGTTACGTAGTTGAAGAACGCAGAGGTTGGGATCATAGTTCACCTTGGAGCGGGGAGGCGTCCATGTCGGCGTTGTAGCCACTGTACCTGCAGGTCTTGCACCAGACCATGCCCTGCACACCGATGCTGAAGTTCACCGGCGACTGAGGCGGGGGCAGGCCCATGGCGGAGGCGCCGGTGCCAAGCAGAGAGAGGAGCACGGCGGAGAGGGAGAGCAGAGGAATGCACTTGGCTATCATAGCCATGGTACTGGTATTTTCCCTGCTAGCTAGCTAGAAAAGGCTACAGGCAGACAGAACAGAAGCAGCTATTGGCTAGGATATATATTCGTTGCCAAGACAAGAAGCCAGAGGTTGCAAATTAATGAGTAATGCTACACCTACAAAGGCTTACGTAAAAAATTTACGTATAAATTGATGTGTAAGATTGTGATTGGTGATTGAGGGAtgaggggccccacccccactgaAAATCAGGGGGGAAGAGAAGAGTTAGTTTGGAAGGTTAAGTAAACCTTTGTAAGTTTTTGTATGTCTAGCATTATTGCAAATTAATAGTACTTGTGTGACAGTGTGAGGTACtgcgtagtactccctccgttcctaaatataagtcttttaagcgatttcactaaaagactacatacgaagcaaaatgagtgaatctacactttaaaatatgtctatatacattcgtatttggtcctctagtgaaatctttaaaaagacttatattatggaacggagggagtactagctgAGCTGCATGACACTGCATGATGAAGATGGTTCGTGGTGCAATCTTTAGATCAAATTTGTTGTTTATTTTTGGGGCCAACCCGGTATACGaggttcggggggggggggggggggggaatgcaTGGTGCTTGGAGCCTTGTTGGAGTGCACCTCAAGATAGCTAATACAATGTGAATTATATTTTAAAAGGTCAAACCTTTTATGTTTGATCAAATTTGtagaaaaatatatcaaaatcCATAAATCAGAtctttatggttagatttatcatgAAATGAATCTCCATATATACTTTTTTGTTTAATACTATGGATGATGATATCTTTTGCTCTGAATTTGGTCAAAGTTAAGAAatttgattttttgaaaaatgaaTACCCCTTATATTTTGGAAGTAATGAAATATTTCGTTTGGCGGGTGGGAAAGATGATGGAGcgtgtttcatttttatttataatGTGTTAATTTGATGGGCCTTTCATAGCGTGAATCTGTGTTATCCACTATCAACCTATATTTATGTGGGGAAATTTCCGCGTATGTGGTTATACGTATATTGGTGCTACAATATCACATGATAACACTTATTTTTTTCTAGATGGTGGAAGGCTGCGAGAGATTGATATGCTTTTATAGTCCGGTTGTTGCTATTGATTTAGAAAAGGAGTTGGTCCGATCAAAATCAGAAACCAAATCAAAATTCAATACCTTAGTTGAATGAACAAGCTCAAAATTAAGGAACATAGTGAATTAAAATAATTGAATGGAAGAGCTCCTTAAGAAACTGTTGACTCGGCCAAAACTGAGTGACTCAATTTTAAATTTAAGACCACAATTAATGCGAGGTATTAAAAATTAGGAAGCATAGTGTTTAATATAAAAGAATTGAATGAAAGAGCTTTCAGAAATTGTTGACCATTCATAATGTTCATAGTCGGGTAACCCAATTTTAATTGGAGACATCAATTGAATATAAGCTCTTTAAAACTAGGAAGCATAGTATTATATACTCCCACCGttctactccctccatctcaaaataagtgtcttaagcttagtacaactttgtactagctctagtacaaagttaagaaagttattttgggacgaagggagtataatataagagcgtttttgacactaCTATAGTGtcaaaaatgctcttatattatggaacagagggagtaaaaaATTAAAACtttctccattcctaaatataagtcttttagagattgcactacgtactatatatgaatgtatatagacatattttagagtatagattcacttattttatttcttatgtaATCCATCGTAAAAAATCTTTAAAAGAACTTATATTTTAAAACCGAGGAAGTAGTTAATAGTAAAATCTGTAAAataatttatatttagaaacggagggagtatatagtagTGTATTTTCAACACAATTGGTTGGTTTAAACGCCTGGATCCTGCTACGTTTTGAAGAGACGGCCGGCAGCTTGAGTACGCTACGCAGTGGAGTACCGCACACCCTAACTACCTACTTAACCCATGATCTGAATAATATCGTCCTGCAAACCGAGGGCCAGAGCATTGGATGAATGAGAGAAGGCCAACTTGAAACGCACACATACATATGTGTACCGGAAACCATGCAGCATTACGTAGCGTTCAAGGAATAATATGGATCCGTCTCGTTTCAGTCGATGAGGATTATCGGGAACCTACGTACTCCTCCGTTCAAGATTTCATGGATATGGTCATATggagtttctggtcccgagttcaCACGCACCCGGGCAGTAAAATCAGGGAAAAAAAGGATAAAAAATGTTTCTTTTCTAAAACATTAACGAGTGTCACGTGCGTGCAAAATTTCATGATGTAATGGCGTCTGGAAGTCTGGACAAACAAACAAATTCATGCTTGAAAATAAAAAGTATTTTGCAAAGCATTTTGAATCTTTTTTTTACCTCACAGACTTCACCGAATGCCATTTCATCATGAAAAATTACGCGTGGGTAAAATACTCATCAATGTTTGTTGACAATTTTTGTACTTCCTTTATTTTATAATATAAAAACGTTTTTTATACTAGTTATATTATAGAACGGAGGAAGTAAAAGATTACTTACTTTTTACTGTTAACCGGGTGCGCTCAGAATCAGAAGAgcactttcaagatttcttcttcaTCTAATGCAGATGGATAGTGATGTGAATGGAGAGGGAAGATTATTTTTCACGGGTACAGTATCTGAGGAGTCAACTCGTCAACGGAAGCAGCTGGCCGAGAAACTGTCCAACACATGTGACTGAAGCGA encodes:
- the LOC123417688 gene encoding non-classical arabinogalactan protein 31-like: MAMIAKCIPLLSLSAVLLSLLGTGASAMGLPPPQSPVNFSIGVQGMVWCKTCRYSGYNADMDASPLQGAVVYLQCRHGPRRRKKVGGVTGQGGYFIIQSSQMASFTSNECKVYVQSSSSAVCSLADQPAAGKGLPLKFESFLKLGDGLQALYSVGNFMFRPSDPNKCY